One genomic segment of Desulfuromonas sp. includes these proteins:
- a CDS encoding HNH endonuclease: protein MFEVDEDHIKRERRKARELRQSQWWKNRVARGECHYCGVRVLPRDLTLDHVVPVSRGGKTTKGNCVAACKDCNNRKKQLTPVEWAGYLDKIGYSES from the coding sequence ATGTTTGAAGTTGATGAAGACCATATCAAAAGGGAACGCCGCAAGGCCCGTGAGCTGCGGCAGAGCCAGTGGTGGAAGAATCGGGTTGCCCGCGGCGAGTGCCATTATTGCGGTGTCCGGGTATTGCCGCGTGACCTGACTCTCGATCATGTTGTTCCGGTCTCGCGCGGCGGCAAAACGACAAAAGGGAATTGTGTCGCCGCCTGCAAGGATTGCAACAATCGGAAAAAGCAGCTGACGCCGGTCGAATGGGCCGGCTATCTCGATAAGATCGGTTATTCCGAATCGTAA